A genomic stretch from Frigoribacterium sp. PvP032 includes:
- a CDS encoding APC family permease has protein sequence MSGPDAQPGRVPTSSSRPDGADTPSAGKGLAAGTLGLWGSTVIGLASTAPVYSLVATLGFVVAAIGAQAPIAFIVAFIPMLFIAFAYRELNRAVPDCGTTFTWVTKAFGPRVGWMGGWGVAIAGIVVLANLSQIAGQYTWLMVGDGSLAENVPLVTATGVVFIALMTWISYRGLELGERVQNVLLAVQYVALALFVVVALYKIATGDAPNATPVEWSWFDPTAFTDWSGFVEAVLLALFIYWGWDACLALTEETKDPQRTPGRAAVLSTAILLVTYVGVTVVAMSFAGLGSTGIGLANEANADDVFLALKDPVLGPLSVVLVISVLVSAVSSTQTTILPTARGTLAMAVYGALPARFGRVHPRFRTPSFSTFVMGVVAIVFYVVMTLVSANVLQDSILSLGLAIAFYYGLTGYACVWYFRRELTSSWQAFLFKGLLPLLGALMLTYAFVQSVVDMLAPDYGYTVLLGIGGTFVIGIGSLLLGAVLMVVRSAFAESRPFFRGESLNRDTEVLVPDEPEIYTRSIDGGLA, from the coding sequence ATGAGCGGTCCCGACGCCCAGCCCGGCCGCGTGCCGACCTCCTCCTCGCGCCCTGACGGCGCCGACACCCCGTCCGCAGGCAAGGGCCTCGCGGCCGGCACCCTCGGCCTCTGGGGCTCGACCGTCATCGGCCTCGCGAGCACCGCGCCCGTCTACTCGCTCGTCGCGACCCTCGGCTTCGTCGTCGCCGCCATCGGGGCGCAGGCGCCGATCGCGTTCATCGTGGCGTTCATCCCGATGCTGTTCATCGCCTTCGCCTACCGCGAGCTGAACAGGGCAGTGCCCGACTGCGGCACGACGTTCACCTGGGTGACGAAGGCCTTCGGCCCGCGGGTCGGCTGGATGGGCGGCTGGGGAGTCGCCATCGCCGGCATCGTCGTGCTGGCGAACCTCTCGCAGATCGCCGGGCAGTACACCTGGCTGATGGTCGGCGACGGCTCGCTGGCCGAGAACGTGCCGCTGGTCACCGCCACCGGCGTCGTGTTCATCGCGCTGATGACCTGGATCAGCTACCGCGGGCTCGAGCTCGGCGAGCGCGTGCAGAACGTCCTGCTCGCCGTCCAGTACGTGGCCCTCGCGCTGTTCGTCGTCGTCGCGCTCTACAAGATCGCCACAGGCGACGCCCCGAACGCGACCCCGGTCGAGTGGAGCTGGTTCGACCCGACCGCGTTCACCGACTGGTCGGGCTTCGTCGAGGCCGTGCTGCTCGCCCTCTTCATCTACTGGGGCTGGGACGCGTGCCTCGCCCTCACCGAGGAGACGAAGGACCCGCAGCGCACCCCCGGCCGCGCCGCCGTCCTGTCGACGGCGATCCTGCTCGTCACCTACGTCGGCGTCACCGTCGTCGCGATGTCGTTCGCGGGCCTCGGCAGCACGGGCATCGGCCTCGCGAACGAGGCGAACGCCGACGACGTGTTCCTCGCCCTGAAGGACCCGGTGCTCGGCCCGCTCTCGGTCGTGCTCGTGATCTCGGTGCTCGTCTCGGCGGTGTCGTCGACGCAGACCACCATCCTGCCGACGGCCCGCGGCACCCTCGCCATGGCCGTCTACGGCGCCCTGCCCGCCCGGTTCGGCCGGGTGCACCCGAGGTTCCGCACCCCGTCCTTCTCGACCTTCGTGATGGGCGTCGTCGCGATCGTGTTCTACGTCGTCATGACCCTGGTCAGCGCGAACGTGCTGCAGGACTCGATCCTCTCGCTCGGCCTCGCCATCGCCTTCTACTACGGGCTGACCGGCTACGCGTGCGTCTGGTACTTCCGCCGCGAGCTGACGTCGTCGTGGCAGGCGTTCCTCTTCAAGGGGCTGCTGCCGCTGCTCGGCGCGCTGATGCTCACGTACGCGTTCGTGCAGTCGGTGGTCGACATGCTCGCGCCCGACTACGGCTACACGGTGCTGCTCGGCATCGGCGGCACCTTCGTGATCGGCATCGGCTCGCTGCTGCTCGGCGCCGTGCTGATGGTGGTCCGGTCGGCCTTCGCCGAGTCCCGGCCGTTCTTCCGCGGCGAGAGCCTCAACCGCGACACGGAGGTGCTCGTGCCCGACGAGCCCGAGATCTACACGCGTTCCATCGATGGAGGACTGGCATGA
- a CDS encoding saccharopine dehydrogenase family protein, with protein sequence MTPAPTPPAPGSAAPADAPAPTTPARILIVGAGGVGSAAVRIAVRRAFFELLVVADHDPARPQALVDSLADPRLLGASVDASNADSVTALIREHGITHVLNAVDPRFVMPIFEGAFAGGAVYLDMAMSLSSPHPEKPHELTGVMLGDEQFAQEARWRDAGRLALVGMGVEPGMSDVFARWAEDELFSEIDELGVRDGANLVVEGYDFAPSFSIWTTIEECLNPPVVWEEGRGWYTTAPFSEPEVFEFPEGIGPVECVNVEHEEVLLMPRWTAAKRVTFKYGLGQEFIDVLRTLNKLGLDKTAPVDVKGVQVSPRDVVAAVLPDPATLGDVMSGKTCAGVWVRGTGKDGKPRSTYLYHVADNETSMREYGSQAVVWQTALGPVTALELLATGVWSGVGILGPEAFPAGPFLDLLASPEGHDSPWGMVEKPL encoded by the coding sequence ATGACCCCCGCACCGACCCCGCCCGCACCAGGCAGCGCTGCCCCGGCGGACGCACCCGCACCGACCACCCCCGCCCGCATCCTGATCGTCGGCGCGGGGGGCGTCGGCTCGGCCGCCGTCCGCATCGCCGTGCGGCGCGCGTTCTTCGAGCTGCTTGTCGTCGCGGACCACGACCCGGCCCGCCCGCAGGCGCTGGTGGACTCGTTGGCCGACCCGCGCCTCCTGGGCGCCTCGGTCGACGCGTCGAACGCCGACTCGGTCACGGCCCTGATCCGCGAGCACGGCATCACGCACGTGCTGAACGCCGTCGACCCGCGCTTCGTGATGCCGATCTTCGAGGGCGCCTTCGCGGGCGGCGCCGTCTACCTCGACATGGCGATGAGCCTGTCGAGCCCGCACCCCGAGAAGCCGCACGAGCTGACCGGGGTCATGCTCGGCGACGAGCAGTTCGCGCAGGAGGCGCGGTGGCGGGACGCAGGACGCCTCGCCCTCGTGGGCATGGGCGTCGAGCCGGGCATGTCCGACGTCTTCGCGCGCTGGGCCGAGGACGAGCTGTTCAGCGAGATCGACGAGCTCGGCGTGCGCGACGGGGCGAACCTCGTGGTCGAGGGCTACGACTTCGCCCCCTCGTTCTCGATCTGGACGACCATCGAGGAGTGCCTGAACCCCCCGGTCGTCTGGGAGGAGGGGCGCGGCTGGTACACCACCGCGCCGTTCAGCGAGCCCGAGGTCTTCGAGTTCCCCGAGGGCATCGGCCCGGTCGAGTGCGTCAACGTCGAGCACGAGGAGGTGCTGCTCATGCCCCGCTGGACGGCCGCGAAGCGCGTCACCTTCAAGTACGGCCTCGGCCAGGAGTTCATCGACGTGCTGCGGACGCTGAACAAGCTCGGGCTCGACAAGACGGCCCCGGTCGACGTCAAGGGCGTGCAGGTCTCGCCGCGCGACGTGGTCGCGGCGGTGCTGCCCGACCCGGCGACGCTGGGCGACGTGATGTCGGGCAAGACCTGCGCCGGCGTCTGGGTGCGGGGCACGGGCAAGGACGGCAAGCCGCGGTCGACGTACCTCTACCACGTGGCCGACAACGAGACCTCGATGCGCGAGTACGGCTCGCAGGCCGTCGTCTGGCAGACGGCGCTCGGGCCCGTGACCGCGCTCGAGCTGCTCGCGACCGGCGTCTGGTCGGGCGTCGGGATCCTCGGGCCGGAGGCGTTCCCGGCCGGGCCGTTCCTCGACCTGCTCGCCTCGCCGGAGGGGCACGACTCGCCCTGGGGGATGGTCGAGAAGCCGCTCTGA
- a CDS encoding AI-2E family transporter, which yields MALSHRARSVRRSTATSDASSTSSGSTSSAGSSATRDQSSSPLRRPGAFRFGLIATLGGGLGVGIIVALMALSTILVYIGLAFFLALAFEPVVRRLARAGAPRWVGVVVSVVLVLGAVVGILAAVVPALVEQVGHVIRTAPAALQDISRQPWVQQAVETLGLEVDVDDAVAAVSSYLLDPDRLLALGGGVLAVGQGITNGITAVIIVAILTIYFAVTLPQMLRSLSRAVPRSHRERVMDISDEIFLSVGRYVAGQVALAAINAVFVFLVLTIAGGPVPVLFAALAFLGALIPVVGTVVAYAIIIAATLSVSPVTAIVVGVVLLVYAQVEAYVLTPRVMSKAVAVPGALVIVAAFGGGALGGVLGALVAIPIATAGVVVFERVVVPRQQKV from the coding sequence ATGGCCCTCTCCCACCGTGCTCGCTCCGTGCGCCGCTCGACGGCGACCTCCGACGCCTCCTCGACGTCGTCCGGCTCGACGTCGTCCGCGGGCTCGTCCGCGACCCGTGACCAGTCGTCCAGCCCGCTGCGGCGGCCCGGGGCGTTCCGCTTCGGCCTGATCGCGACGCTCGGCGGCGGGCTCGGCGTCGGCATCATCGTCGCCCTGATGGCGCTGTCGACGATCCTCGTCTACATCGGCCTCGCGTTCTTCCTCGCCCTGGCCTTCGAGCCCGTCGTGCGCCGCCTGGCTCGCGCGGGCGCCCCGCGCTGGGTCGGAGTGGTGGTCTCCGTCGTGCTCGTGCTCGGCGCGGTCGTGGGCATCCTCGCCGCCGTCGTGCCTGCGCTCGTCGAGCAGGTCGGGCACGTGATCCGCACCGCGCCCGCCGCCCTGCAGGACATCTCGCGCCAGCCCTGGGTGCAGCAGGCCGTCGAGACCCTGGGCCTCGAGGTCGACGTCGACGACGCGGTCGCCGCCGTGAGCTCGTACCTGCTCGATCCCGACCGCCTGCTCGCCCTCGGCGGCGGAGTGCTCGCCGTCGGCCAGGGCATCACGAACGGCATCACCGCGGTGATCATCGTCGCGATCCTCACCATCTACTTCGCCGTCACGCTGCCGCAGATGCTCCGCTCGCTCAGCCGGGCCGTGCCGCGCAGCCACCGTGAGCGCGTGATGGACATCTCGGACGAGATCTTCCTGTCGGTCGGCCGCTACGTCGCCGGGCAGGTGGCGCTGGCGGCGATAAACGCCGTGTTCGTGTTCCTGGTGCTGACGATCGCGGGCGGGCCGGTGCCCGTGCTGTTCGCGGCCCTGGCGTTCCTCGGGGCGCTCATCCCCGTCGTCGGCACCGTGGTGGCGTACGCGATCATCATCGCCGCGACGCTCAGCGTCTCACCGGTGACGGCGATCGTCGTCGGAGTGGTGCTGCTCGTCTACGCGCAGGTCGAGGCGTACGTGCTGACCCCGCGGGTCATGTCCAAGGCGGTCGCGGTGCCGGGCGCGCTGGTGATCGTGGCGGCGTTCGGCGGAGGCGCGCTCGGCGGCGTGCTGGGCGCGCTCGTGGCCATCCCGATCGCGACGGCCGGGGTCGTCGTGTTCGAGCGTGTCGTGGTGCCGCGCCAGCAGAAGGTCTAG
- a CDS encoding GlsB/YeaQ/YmgE family stress response membrane protein, whose amino-acid sequence MGFLAFILLGLIAGAIAKLILPGRQGGGWLATLVLGVIGALIGGWIGGAVFGVGYDGFFSIQSWLIAIVGAIVVLLIWGLITGRRGAKR is encoded by the coding sequence ATGGGCTTCCTCGCCTTCATCCTCCTCGGCCTCATCGCCGGCGCCATCGCCAAGCTCATCCTCCCCGGCCGTCAGGGCGGCGGATGGCTCGCCACCCTCGTCCTCGGCGTCATCGGCGCCCTCATCGGCGGCTGGATCGGCGGCGCCGTGTTCGGCGTCGGCTACGACGGCTTCTTCTCCATCCAGAGCTGGCTCATCGCCATCGTCGGCGCCATCGTCGTCCTGCTCATCTGGGGCCTCATCACCGGTCGTCGCGGCGCCAAGCGCTGA
- a CDS encoding LacI family DNA-binding transcriptional regulator, whose product MNARPTIHDVAAAAGVSLATVSKAVNGRYGVSPETTAKVMAVVDALGYESSLVASSMRARRTGVIGVLVADFEPFSSEVLKGVGTAVRQLGAEYDLLAYSGAHQGGADGWERRSLSRLSGTLIDGAILVTPSVLTTTTSVPVVAVDPHKGRADLPSVEADSRGGAVQAVEHLVSLGHRRIGFLAGRPDLRSASLREAGYADALRAAAIVRDPALTRDGDFEMGAARRAARELLDVRPADRPTAVFAANDLSAIAVLRTAHELGLRVPDDLSLVGFDDIPEASREQPALTTVRQPMHRLGTVATTMLFTLLEGGVIDRPEVQLPTKLVVRGTTGPVPARERGRG is encoded by the coding sequence GTGAACGCCCGTCCGACCATCCACGACGTCGCCGCGGCGGCGGGCGTCTCGCTCGCGACCGTGTCGAAGGCGGTCAACGGCCGCTACGGGGTGTCGCCCGAGACGACGGCGAAGGTGATGGCCGTGGTCGACGCCCTCGGCTACGAGTCGAGCCTCGTCGCCAGCAGCATGCGCGCCAGGCGCACCGGGGTCATCGGCGTGCTCGTGGCCGACTTCGAGCCGTTCAGCTCGGAGGTGCTCAAGGGCGTCGGCACCGCCGTGCGCCAGCTCGGCGCCGAGTACGACCTGCTCGCCTACAGCGGGGCGCACCAGGGCGGGGCCGACGGCTGGGAGCGTCGCTCGCTCAGCCGCCTGAGCGGCACGCTGATCGACGGGGCGATCCTCGTCACCCCGTCGGTCCTCACGACGACCACGAGCGTGCCGGTCGTCGCGGTCGACCCGCACAAGGGGCGCGCCGACCTGCCGAGCGTCGAGGCCGACAGCCGAGGAGGCGCGGTGCAGGCGGTCGAGCACCTCGTGTCCCTGGGGCACCGGCGCATCGGGTTCCTCGCCGGGCGGCCCGACCTGCGCTCGGCGTCGCTGCGCGAGGCCGGCTACGCGGACGCCTTGAGGGCGGCAGCCATCGTGCGCGACCCCGCGCTGACGCGCGACGGCGACTTCGAGATGGGCGCGGCACGCCGCGCGGCGCGGGAGCTGCTCGACGTGCGGCCCGCCGATCGCCCGACGGCTGTCTTCGCCGCCAACGACCTGTCGGCGATCGCCGTGCTGCGCACCGCCCACGAGCTCGGGCTGCGCGTGCCCGACGACCTCAGCCTCGTCGGCTTCGACGACATCCCCGAGGCCTCGCGCGAGCAGCCGGCGCTGACGACCGTGCGGCAGCCGATGCACCGCCTCGGGACCGTCGCCACGACCATGCTCTTCACGCTGCTCGAGGGCGGCGTGATCGACCGGCCGGAGGTGCAGCTGCCGACGAAGCTCGTCGTGCGCGGCACGACGGGACCGGTGCCTGCACGCGAGCGTGGGCGCGGGTAG
- a CDS encoding ABC transporter substrate-binding protein has translation MGAGLLTGCSAGGGGGGADDGTLTLWQNSTTGPGQDFWTKAAADFTKANPDVAIDVQTVQNEDFDSKLQTALNSGDAPDVFLQRGGGKLQAMVQAGQVKDITDGISDDARADISEGTFGAGSIDGKVYSMPIAVLPGGFWYSQDVFDAAGITTPPTTIDELDDAVTALKDSGRQPVALGAKDAWPAAHWYFFFALRSCSSDVLEQAATDRDFSDPCWVDAAQDLADFRDTEPFNDGFLTTAAQQGAGSSAGLIANKQAGMELMGAWDPGVIASLTPDAKPLPDLGWFPFPAIDGGDGEPGAIMGGVDGYSCSAGAPDSCVDFLNYLATPDVQEAYYKAFNAPPVNTVAQQAVTEPYLQEVLAAYNDAPFVSQWLDTVYGLNVGNAMNVAVVDLLSGDGTPQEFVDAVDAAAKKA, from the coding sequence ATGGGAGCAGGCCTCCTGACCGGCTGCAGCGCAGGAGGCGGCGGAGGCGGCGCCGACGACGGCACCCTCACCCTGTGGCAGAACAGCACCACGGGCCCGGGCCAGGACTTCTGGACGAAGGCGGCGGCCGACTTCACGAAGGCGAATCCGGACGTCGCGATCGACGTCCAGACCGTCCAGAACGAGGACTTCGACAGCAAGCTGCAGACCGCCCTCAACTCGGGCGACGCCCCCGACGTCTTCCTTCAGCGTGGCGGCGGCAAGCTGCAGGCGATGGTCCAGGCCGGCCAGGTCAAGGACATCACCGACGGCATCTCCGACGACGCCCGTGCCGACATCAGCGAGGGCACCTTCGGCGCCGGCTCGATCGACGGCAAGGTCTACTCGATGCCGATCGCGGTGCTGCCCGGCGGCTTCTGGTACAGCCAGGACGTGTTCGACGCGGCGGGCATCACGACGCCCCCGACGACGATCGACGAGCTCGACGACGCCGTCACCGCGCTGAAGGACTCGGGCAGGCAGCCCGTCGCCCTCGGCGCCAAGGACGCCTGGCCCGCCGCGCACTGGTACTTCTTCTTCGCCCTGCGCTCGTGCAGCAGCGACGTGCTCGAGCAGGCCGCGACCGACCGCGACTTCAGCGACCCGTGCTGGGTCGACGCGGCGCAGGACCTCGCCGACTTCCGCGACACCGAGCCCTTCAACGACGGCTTCCTCACCACGGCCGCCCAGCAGGGCGCCGGCAGCTCGGCCGGCCTGATCGCCAACAAGCAGGCCGGCATGGAGCTGATGGGCGCCTGGGACCCGGGCGTCATCGCCTCGCTCACCCCCGACGCGAAGCCGCTGCCCGACCTCGGCTGGTTCCCGTTCCCCGCGATCGACGGCGGCGACGGCGAGCCCGGCGCCATCATGGGCGGCGTCGACGGCTACTCGTGCTCGGCCGGTGCACCCGACTCGTGCGTCGACTTCCTGAACTACCTCGCGACCCCTGACGTGCAGGAGGCGTACTACAAGGCCTTCAACGCGCCTCCGGTGAACACGGTGGCCCAGCAGGCCGTCACCGAGCCCTACCTGCAGGAGGTGCTGGCCGCCTACAACGACGCCCCGTTCGTCTCGCAGTGGCTCGACACCGTCTACGGCCTGAACGTCGGCAACGCGATGAACGTCGCCGTGGTCGACCTGCTCTCGGGCGACGGCACGCCGCAGGAGTTCGTGGACGCCGTCGACGCGGCCGCCAAGAAGGCGTAG
- a CDS encoding carbohydrate ABC transporter permease → MSLREPPVRPAAPAGAHATAGGEAVASPPAASRAVSRQGRGARGLEIALLVGPALVVFLAFVVFPIVMAAYYGFFSWQGFGPPTDFVGFRNYLTIFQDTTFLDALRHNATIVVLSLVLQGPVAIGLALLLNRKLRGQSLIRVLIFVPYVISEVVVGTGWSLMLQGSGAVNDVLTKVGLGAFTQDWLADPSIAIWTLLVIITWKYVGFAVILFLAGLQGVPEELSEAAAIDGASWWQIQRRITLPLLGPTLRIWAFLSIIGSLQLFDLVYIIWGQYIAATAGTSTMATYMVANGRTSGSYGYGNAVAVVLFLISLVVALVYQRFVLRRDTAGALTTSGDES, encoded by the coding sequence GTGAGCCTCCGCGAACCTCCCGTGCGGCCCGCCGCACCAGCCGGGGCTCACGCCACCGCCGGGGGCGAGGCAGTCGCCTCGCCCCCGGCGGCCTCCCGGGCCGTGTCCCGGCAGGGGCGTGGCGCCCGCGGCCTCGAGATCGCGCTGCTGGTCGGCCCGGCCCTCGTGGTCTTCCTGGCCTTCGTGGTCTTCCCGATCGTGATGGCCGCCTACTACGGCTTCTTCAGCTGGCAGGGCTTCGGCCCGCCGACCGACTTCGTCGGGTTCCGCAACTACCTGACGATCTTCCAGGACACGACGTTCCTCGACGCGCTCCGCCACAACGCCACGATCGTGGTGCTCTCGCTCGTGCTGCAGGGTCCGGTCGCGATCGGCCTCGCGCTGCTGCTCAACCGCAAGCTGCGCGGGCAGTCGCTGATCCGGGTGCTGATCTTCGTTCCCTACGTGATCAGCGAGGTCGTCGTCGGCACCGGCTGGAGCCTGATGCTCCAGGGCAGCGGCGCCGTCAACGACGTGCTGACGAAGGTCGGCCTCGGCGCCTTCACGCAGGACTGGCTCGCCGACCCGAGCATCGCCATCTGGACGCTGCTCGTCATCATCACCTGGAAGTACGTCGGCTTCGCCGTCATCCTCTTCCTCGCCGGCCTGCAGGGCGTGCCCGAGGAGCTCAGCGAGGCAGCGGCCATCGACGGCGCGAGCTGGTGGCAGATCCAGCGCCGCATCACGCTGCCGCTGCTCGGGCCGACCCTCCGCATCTGGGCATTCCTGTCGATCATCGGCTCGCTGCAGCTGTTCGACCTCGTCTACATCATCTGGGGCCAGTACATCGCGGCCACCGCCGGCACCTCGACCATGGCGACGTACATGGTCGCCAACGGCCGCACCTCGGGCAGCTACGGCTACGGCAACGCCGTCGCGGTCGTGCTGTTCCTCATCTCGCTCGTCGTCGCCCTCGTCTACCAGCGCTTCGTGCTGCGGCGCGACACGGCCGGGGCCCTCACCACGTCAGGAGACGAGTCATGA
- a CDS encoding carbohydrate ABC transporter permease has product MTASTLPAPAGPAPTRPTPTRPAPTRRRRGIADPGRGVAYVVAAVVIVAMLAPVAFIVIGGFRTNAQITTDPSGFPSPWQVGNYLDVLTGGTFWRQVGNSLISAGATTIGTVALGLAASYVLARYRFAGRGVLYALFAAGLMFPMTVAITPLYLVIRDLGLTNSLAGVILPQIAFALPTTIIILVPFLRAIPDEIEEAAFIDGCSRLGFFFRMVVRLSLPGVITVGILAFIGAWNSYLLPLFILNDPSTFTLPLGVQAFSSQYSVDTARVLAFTALSMLPALIFFSLFERRIVGGLTGAVKG; this is encoded by the coding sequence ATGACCGCCAGCACCCTGCCTGCCCCGGCCGGGCCTGCCCCGACCCGGCCGACCCCGACCCGGCCAGCACCGACCCGCAGGAGGCGCGGCATCGCCGACCCCGGACGCGGCGTCGCGTACGTGGTCGCGGCGGTCGTCATCGTGGCCATGCTCGCGCCCGTCGCGTTCATCGTGATCGGCGGCTTCCGCACCAACGCGCAGATCACGACCGACCCCTCCGGCTTCCCGAGCCCCTGGCAGGTCGGCAACTACCTCGACGTGCTGACCGGCGGCACCTTCTGGCGGCAGGTCGGCAACTCGCTGATCTCGGCCGGCGCCACGACGATCGGCACGGTCGCGCTCGGCCTCGCCGCGAGCTACGTGCTGGCGCGCTACCGGTTCGCCGGGCGAGGTGTGCTCTACGCGCTGTTCGCTGCCGGGCTGATGTTCCCGATGACCGTCGCCATCACGCCCCTCTACCTCGTGATCCGCGACCTCGGGCTGACGAACTCGCTGGCCGGCGTGATCCTGCCGCAGATCGCGTTCGCGCTGCCGACGACGATCATCATCCTCGTGCCGTTCCTCCGCGCGATCCCCGACGAGATCGAGGAGGCCGCGTTCATCGACGGCTGCAGCCGCCTCGGCTTCTTCTTCCGCATGGTCGTGCGCCTGTCGCTGCCCGGCGTGATCACGGTCGGCATCCTCGCCTTCATCGGCGCGTGGAACTCGTACCTGCTGCCGCTGTTCATCCTCAACGACCCGTCGACGTTCACCCTGCCGCTCGGCGTGCAGGCGTTCTCGTCGCAGTACTCGGTAGACACGGCACGCGTGCTCGCCTTCACGGCGCTGTCGATGCTGCCTGCGCTGATCTTCTTCAGCCTGTTCGAGCGCCGCATCGTCGGCGGCCTGACGGGGGCGGTGAAGGGATGA